One genomic region from Strix aluco isolate bStrAlu1 chromosome 25, bStrAlu1.hap1, whole genome shotgun sequence encodes:
- the BTG2 gene encoding protein BTG2 yields the protein MSQRQSQRRGGPRADMVPEIAAAVGFVSSLLRTRGCVSEQQLQVFSGALREALAEHYKHHWFPEKPFKGSGYRCIRINHKMDPIISKAASQIGLSLPQLYQLLPSELTLWVDPYEVSYRIGEDGSICVLYEATATKPVSSYGMLTCKNQMMLGRTSPSKNYIMTVSS from the exons ATGAGCCAGCGCCAGAGCCAGCGCCGCGGTGGCCCGCGGGCCGATATGGTGCCCGAGATCGCCGCCGCCGTCGGTTTCGTCTCCAGCCTGTTGCGGACGCGGGGCTGCGTCAGcgagcagcagctccaggtctTCAGCGGGGCGCTGCGGGAAGCGCTGGCAG AGCACTACAAACATCACTGGTTTCCTGAGAAACCGTTCAAAGGCTCTGGGTATCGCTGCATCCGGATCAATCACAAAATGGACCCCATTATCAGCAAGGCAGCTAGCCAGATCGGACTCAGCCTCCCGCAGCTCTACCAGCTCCTGCCCAGCGAGCTCACGCTCTGGGTGGACCCCTACGAGGTCTCGTACCGCATCGGTGAGGACGGCTCCATCTGTGTCTTGTACGAAGCGACTGCAACGAAACCTGTGAGCTCCTATGGGATGCTTACCTGTAAGAACCAGATGATGTTAGGTCGTACCAGTCCTTCCAAAAACTACATCATGACTGTCTCCAGCTAA